In one Streptomyces sp. T12 genomic region, the following are encoded:
- a CDS encoding bifunctional diguanylate cyclase/phosphodiesterase: MSGTSEGPTPAADLIRPAVTESNFQSSPRTGAPPLTPLYSSAFSAAPLAMAVVDREGLVTEANPAFADVLGTTPGELAGSVAADLVDLTSDARAWHAYREVLRGRQAQLRCTRRLKHPDGHSLWVQVTVAPLPGEEPGGVLLSVADISAHRELQAKLRHLQMHDPVTRLPNRTLFFERLSAALEAESYDENGTTGRIGLCYLDLDGFKAINDTLGHRVGDNLLAAVAERLTRCAEEAGYSRSVPPLVARLGGDEFALLVEDSTGTEQLADLAESVLETLRAPFNLSGRRLSVSASIGVVERQAAGTSPTALMQAADTTLYWAKADGKDRWTLFDPERNAHRMTRQALASTLRPAIDRGEFALEYQPLVSMGDGRLRGVEALVRWKHPQFGVLAPNRFIGLAEEDGSIVPLGRWILATACRQARAWQVTHPDEPPIFVSVNVAVRQIWDSDLVADVARILDETELAPHLLQLELTESAVMGSAGRPLQVLQALSDMGVRIAIDDFGTGYSNLAYLSRLPVSVLKLDGSFVRGFQYESDNSTAVPPNPADEVVVEAMIQLAHRLGLTVTAECVETLAQASRLRRIGCDTGQGWLYSRPVPPDRISELLGVRV, from the coding sequence GTGAGCGGAACGTCCGAAGGGCCGACGCCTGCGGCAGACCTCATCCGGCCAGCCGTCACAGAGAGTAACTTTCAGTCATCCCCCCGTACCGGGGCGCCGCCTCTGACGCCCCTCTACTCCTCCGCCTTCTCGGCCGCCCCCCTGGCGATGGCCGTGGTCGACCGCGAGGGCCTGGTCACCGAGGCCAACCCCGCCTTCGCCGACGTGCTCGGTACGACGCCCGGGGAGCTGGCCGGTTCCGTCGCCGCCGACCTGGTGGACCTCACCTCCGACGCCCGCGCCTGGCACGCCTACCGCGAGGTGCTGCGCGGCCGCCAGGCCCAACTGCGCTGCACACGCCGCCTCAAGCACCCGGACGGACACTCCCTGTGGGTCCAGGTCACGGTCGCGCCCCTGCCCGGCGAGGAGCCGGGCGGCGTCCTGCTCTCCGTCGCCGACATCAGCGCCCACCGCGAACTCCAGGCAAAGCTGCGGCACTTGCAGATGCACGACCCGGTGACCCGGCTGCCCAACCGCACGCTGTTCTTCGAGCGCCTGTCGGCCGCGCTGGAGGCGGAGTCGTACGACGAGAACGGCACGACCGGCCGAATCGGCCTGTGTTACCTGGACCTTGACGGCTTCAAGGCGATCAACGACACCCTCGGCCACCGGGTCGGCGACAACCTGCTGGCCGCCGTGGCCGAACGGCTCACGCGCTGCGCCGAGGAGGCGGGATACTCCAGGTCGGTCCCGCCCCTGGTGGCCCGGCTCGGCGGCGACGAATTCGCCCTGCTCGTCGAGGACTCGACGGGCACCGAGCAACTGGCCGACCTCGCCGAGTCGGTGCTGGAGACCCTGCGGGCCCCCTTCAACCTCTCCGGCCGGCGCCTGTCGGTGTCGGCCTCGATCGGCGTCGTGGAACGCCAGGCGGCCGGCACCAGCCCGACCGCTCTGATGCAGGCCGCCGACACGACGCTGTACTGGGCGAAGGCCGACGGCAAGGACCGCTGGACGCTCTTCGACCCCGAACGCAACGCCCACCGCATGACCCGCCAGGCCCTGGCCTCCACCCTCCGCCCGGCCATCGACCGCGGTGAATTCGCCCTGGAGTACCAGCCGTTGGTGAGCATGGGAGACGGCAGACTGCGCGGCGTCGAGGCGCTTGTCCGCTGGAAACATCCTCAGTTCGGCGTACTGGCGCCGAATCGGTTCATCGGATTGGCCGAGGAGGACGGCTCGATCGTGCCGCTCGGCCGCTGGATCCTGGCGACCGCCTGCCGCCAGGCGCGCGCCTGGCAGGTCACGCACCCCGACGAGCCGCCGATCTTCGTGAGCGTGAACGTGGCCGTACGCCAGATCTGGGACTCCGACCTGGTCGCGGACGTGGCGCGGATCCTCGACGAGACGGAACTCGCCCCGCACCTCCTCCAGTTGGAGCTCACCGAATCGGCGGTGATGGGTTCGGCGGGAAGACCGCTCCAGGTCCTGCAGGCGCTCAGCGACATGGGCGTACGCATCGCGATCGACGACTTCGGTACGGGCTACTCGAACCTGGCCTACCTCAGCCGCCTGCCGGTCTCGGTCCTGAAGCTGGACGGCTCCTTCGTACGGGGCTTCCAGTACGAGAGCGACAACAGCACCGCCGTCCCGCCGAACCCGGCCGACGAGGTCGTGGTCGAGGCGATGATCCAGCTCGCCCACCGGCTGGGGCTGACGGTCACCGCCGAGTGCGTGGAGACGCTGGCGCAGGCCTCGCGGCTGCGCCGGATCGGCTGCGACACCGGCCAGGGGTGGCTGTACTCACGGCCGGTGCCGCCGGATCGTATCTCCGAGTTGCTGGGTGTACGGGTGTGA
- a CDS encoding LLM class flavin-dependent oxidoreductase → MAADESQADEIRGTTHGTAPVPLSVLDLVTVSSGRSATDALRTSVDLSRLAESRGFHRYWVAEHHSMPGVASSSPAVILAHIAAHTTRIRLGSGGVMLPNHAPLVIAEQFGTLEAMAPGRIDLGLGRAPGTDGATAAALRRTDHLGEGADDFPEQLAELTRFLDDDFPDGHPYRRIHAVPGPVQATSPGGVQSPHRPPIWLLGSSGFSARLAAVLGLPFAFAHHFSARNTVPALDLYRESFQPSAVLDRPYALIGVSALATDEEKEARRQVEAAALSMVRLRTGRPGLIPTPEEAEAYAFTPLEREFADSWNANVVHGTPDEVRAGLDDLQKRTGADELMITSNAPGMDIRLRSYELIADAYGLPKAS, encoded by the coding sequence GTGGCGGCAGACGAATCCCAGGCCGACGAGATCCGGGGCACCACACACGGCACCGCCCCCGTCCCCCTCTCCGTACTGGACCTGGTCACAGTCAGCTCCGGCCGCAGCGCCACCGACGCCCTACGCACCAGCGTCGACCTCTCCCGCCTCGCGGAGTCCCGCGGCTTCCACCGCTACTGGGTCGCCGAGCACCACTCCATGCCGGGCGTGGCCTCCTCGTCCCCGGCCGTGATCCTCGCCCACATCGCCGCCCACACCACCCGCATCCGCCTCGGCTCCGGCGGCGTGATGCTCCCGAACCACGCCCCGCTCGTCATCGCGGAGCAGTTCGGCACCCTGGAGGCCATGGCCCCCGGCCGCATCGACCTCGGCCTCGGCCGCGCCCCCGGCACGGACGGCGCGACAGCAGCCGCCCTGCGCCGCACCGACCACCTGGGCGAGGGCGCCGACGACTTCCCCGAGCAGCTCGCCGAGCTCACCCGCTTCCTCGACGACGACTTCCCGGACGGCCACCCCTACCGCCGTATCCACGCCGTCCCCGGCCCCGTCCAGGCGACGTCCCCCGGCGGCGTGCAGTCCCCGCACCGCCCCCCGATCTGGCTGCTCGGCTCCTCCGGCTTCAGCGCCCGCCTGGCCGCCGTCCTCGGTCTGCCCTTCGCCTTCGCGCACCACTTCTCGGCGCGGAACACCGTCCCGGCCCTGGACCTGTACCGGGAGTCCTTCCAGCCGTCCGCCGTGCTCGACCGGCCGTATGCCCTCATCGGCGTCTCCGCCCTCGCCACCGACGAGGAGAAGGAGGCCCGCCGCCAGGTCGAGGCCGCCGCCCTCAGCATGGTCCGCCTGCGCACCGGCCGTCCCGGCCTCATCCCCACCCCCGAGGAGGCCGAGGCCTACGCATTCACCCCGCTGGAGCGCGAGTTCGCCGACTCCTGGAACGCCAACGTCGTCCACGGCACCCCCGACGAGGTCCGCGCCGGCCTGGACGACCTCCAGAAGCGCACCGGCGCCGACGAGTTGATGATCACGAGCAACGCACCCGGCATGGACATACGCCTGCGCTCGTACGAACTCATCGCGGACGCCTACGGGTTGCCCAAGGCCTCCTGA
- a CDS encoding decarboxylase: MTALGFLYPGHSAEDDYPRIEQLLASDIRLDLVHTDIGEDAHRVDALLRMGAAERLAEGVEALRLTGAEAVVWACTSGSFVYGWEGAHEQVRALARAAGMPASSTSFAFVHAVRELGVRRVAVGATYPDDVAGLFAQFLHAGGAEVAAVRDSGIITAAEVGTWGEAEVFALAKEADTADAEAVLLPDTALHTAAHIPALEAELGKPVLTANQVTVWEALRLTDRRVNAPALGALFTREPIVQV, encoded by the coding sequence ATGACCGCACTCGGATTTCTCTACCCGGGCCATTCCGCCGAGGACGACTATCCACGCATCGAGCAGCTGCTCGCCAGCGACATCCGGCTCGACCTGGTGCACACCGACATCGGCGAGGACGCCCACCGGGTGGACGCGCTGCTGCGGATGGGCGCGGCCGAGCGCCTCGCCGAGGGCGTGGAGGCGCTGCGGCTGACGGGCGCCGAGGCGGTGGTCTGGGCGTGCACGTCCGGCAGCTTCGTCTACGGCTGGGAGGGCGCCCACGAGCAGGTGCGCGCCCTCGCCCGCGCGGCCGGGATGCCGGCGTCGTCGACGTCCTTCGCCTTCGTGCACGCGGTACGGGAGCTCGGGGTGCGGCGGGTGGCGGTCGGGGCGACCTACCCGGACGACGTGGCCGGGCTCTTCGCCCAGTTCCTTCACGCCGGGGGCGCCGAGGTGGCCGCGGTGCGCGACTCCGGCATCATCACCGCGGCGGAGGTCGGAACCTGGGGCGAGGCCGAGGTGTTCGCGCTGGCCAAGGAGGCGGACACCGCGGATGCGGAGGCCGTGCTCCTCCCGGACACGGCCCTGCACACGGCGGCCCACATCCCGGCCCTGGAGGCCGAACTCGGCAAGCCGGTCCTCACGGCGAACCAGGTCACGGTATGGGAGGCCCTGCGCCTGACAGACCGCCGGGTGAACGCGCCGGCACTGGGAGCGCTGTTCACACGGGAGCCGATCGTGCAGGTGTAG
- a CDS encoding aspartate/glutamate racemase family protein, whose protein sequence is MDISFLGGPRPQRGVGVIAPFDFALDRELWRWVPDEVSLHLTRTPFVPVEVSLDLARLVSEHETLGDGVRTLTAIAPEVVAYACTSGSFVGGIAGERAMCEAMTRAGAIPAVTTSGALLEALAELGVRRVALVTPYTVSVTRALEEYVAEAGTVVTGCAFMGLTRHIWKVPYRDVADMARRAVGRRADALFISCTNLPTYDVIPQLEAELRIPVLSANQVTMWAALRRLGTRAVGPYQALIDPAARIDPATRSGPVLPDVPDVPEQEQQ, encoded by the coding sequence ATGGACATCTCCTTCCTCGGCGGACCCCGCCCGCAGCGCGGCGTCGGAGTCATCGCCCCCTTCGACTTCGCGCTGGACCGGGAGCTGTGGCGCTGGGTGCCGGACGAGGTCTCGCTGCACCTGACCCGGACGCCGTTCGTCCCGGTCGAGGTCAGCCTGGACCTCGCCCGTCTGGTCAGCGAACACGAGACGCTCGGCGACGGCGTCCGCACCCTCACCGCGATCGCGCCCGAGGTGGTCGCCTACGCGTGCACCTCCGGCAGCTTCGTCGGCGGTATCGCGGGCGAGCGGGCGATGTGCGAGGCGATGACGCGGGCGGGCGCGATACCCGCGGTCACCACGTCCGGGGCGCTGCTGGAGGCGCTGGCCGAGCTCGGCGTACGGCGGGTGGCGCTGGTGACCCCGTACACCGTGTCGGTGACGCGAGCCCTGGAGGAGTACGTGGCGGAGGCGGGGACCGTGGTCACGGGATGCGCGTTCATGGGGTTGACGCGGCACATCTGGAAGGTGCCGTACCGCGATGTGGCGGACATGGCGCGCAGGGCCGTGGGCCGCCGGGCCGACGCCCTGTTCATCAGCTGCACCAACCTCCCCACCTATGACGTGATCCCCCAATTGGAGGCGGAACTGCGCATCCCGGTTCTCTCGGCCAACCAGGTGACGATGTGGGCTGCGCTGCGCAGGCTGGGTACTCGCGCGGTGGGGCCTTATCAGGCGCTGATCGATCCGGCGGCGCGGATCGACCCGGCGACGCGCAGTGGGCCCGTGCTTCCGGACGTGCCGGATGTTCCTGAACAGGAACAGCAGTAG
- a CDS encoding D-2-hydroxyacid dehydrogenase, producing the protein MTAPTPGPPPASDPPPTLLVLDTEPLPRLGRLTGRARVEHADESTLAERLPHADVLLVWDFTSHAVRHAWPGEGPRPRWVHTASAGVDHLMCPELTASDTVVTNARGVFDQPIAEYVAALVLAMAKDLPRTLELQGAREWRHREGQRVAGTRACVVGSGPIGRTIARTLKALDVTTALVGRTPRTGIHGPDDLDRLIARADWVIAAAPLTEQTYGMFDARRFGVMQPSARFINVGRGQLVVEDDLADALAKRWIAGAALDVFEHEPLAADSPLWGLPGLIVSPHMSGDTIGWRDELGRQFVELYERWEAGRPLLNVVDKQRGYVPGR; encoded by the coding sequence ATGACCGCACCCACCCCCGGTCCGCCGCCCGCCTCCGATCCCCCTCCCACACTCCTGGTCCTCGACACCGAACCCCTCCCCCGCCTCGGCCGCCTCACCGGTCGCGCCCGCGTCGAGCACGCGGACGAGTCGACCCTCGCCGAGCGCCTGCCGCACGCCGACGTCCTCCTGGTCTGGGACTTCACCTCCCACGCCGTACGCCACGCCTGGCCCGGCGAGGGCCCACGCCCGCGCTGGGTGCACACGGCGAGTGCGGGCGTGGACCATCTGATGTGCCCGGAGCTGACCGCGTCCGACACCGTGGTCACCAACGCGCGCGGCGTCTTCGACCAGCCGATCGCCGAGTACGTCGCCGCGCTGGTGCTGGCGATGGCGAAGGACCTGCCGAGAACCCTGGAGCTGCAGGGCGCCCGGGAGTGGCGGCACCGTGAGGGGCAGCGCGTGGCGGGCACGCGCGCGTGCGTGGTGGGGTCCGGGCCCATCGGCCGTACGATCGCCCGCACGCTCAAGGCCCTCGACGTCACCACCGCGCTGGTCGGCCGCACCCCGCGCACCGGCATTCACGGCCCCGACGACCTCGACCGGCTGATCGCCCGCGCCGACTGGGTGATCGCGGCCGCGCCGCTCACCGAGCAGACGTACGGCATGTTCGACGCCCGCCGCTTCGGCGTCATGCAGCCGTCCGCCCGGTTCATCAACGTCGGGCGCGGGCAGCTTGTCGTCGAGGACGACCTGGCCGACGCCCTCGCCAAGCGCTGGATCGCGGGGGCGGCGCTCGATGTCTTCGAGCACGAACCCCTCGCCGCCGACAGCCCGTTGTGGGGGCTGCCGGGCCTGATCGTCTCGCCGCACATGAGCGGGGACACGATCGGCTGGCGGGATGAACTCGGCCGGCAGTTCGTGGAGTTGTACGAGCGATGGGAAGCGGGCAGGCCACTGCTGAACGTGGTCGACAAGCAGCGCGGGTACGTACCGGGACGCTGA
- a CDS encoding amidase translates to MTDLTELTAVQLLDGYRKGEFSPVDATRATLERAERIQPEFNAFVRLTADEALAQAGESAERWRRGEPAGLLDGVPVTVKDILLMRGGPTLKGSKTISEKGSWDEDAPSVARLRAHGAVLLGKTTTPEFGWKGVTDSPLSGVTRNPYDPTRTAGGSSGGAAAAVALGAGPLALGTDGGGSVRIPAAFCGIFGLKPTYGRVPLYPASAFGTLAHVGPMTRDAADAALLLDVIGTPDSRDWSALPPAPGSFVTGLTGGVHGLRVAYSPSLGGQVAVRPAVAAAVRRAVERLAGLGAYVEETDPDFTDPVDAFHTLWFTGAARVTQHLGPHQRELLDPGLREICGAGARLTALDYLAAVDVRMELGRRMGRFHDTYDLLVTPTLPLTAFEAGTEVPKGSGHRRWTGWTPFTYPFNLTQQPAATVPVGTDGAGLPIGLQLVAARHRDDLVLRAAHALYEAGIAGLTPSGS, encoded by the coding sequence ATGACGGATCTCACCGAACTGACCGCCGTACAACTCCTCGACGGCTACCGCAAAGGAGAGTTCAGCCCCGTCGACGCCACCCGCGCGACCCTGGAGCGGGCCGAGCGGATCCAGCCGGAGTTCAACGCCTTCGTCCGCCTGACCGCCGACGAGGCCCTCGCCCAGGCCGGCGAGTCGGCCGAGCGCTGGCGGCGCGGCGAACCGGCCGGCCTGCTCGACGGCGTTCCGGTCACGGTGAAGGACATCCTGCTGATGCGCGGCGGCCCGACGCTCAAGGGCTCGAAAACCATCTCGGAGAAGGGCAGTTGGGACGAGGACGCCCCCTCGGTGGCCCGGTTGCGCGCGCACGGCGCCGTCCTCCTGGGCAAGACGACCACCCCCGAATTCGGCTGGAAGGGCGTCACCGACTCGCCCCTGTCCGGCGTCACCCGCAACCCCTACGACCCGACCCGCACCGCGGGCGGCTCCAGCGGCGGCGCGGCGGCGGCTGTGGCACTCGGCGCGGGCCCGCTCGCCCTCGGCACGGACGGCGGCGGCAGTGTCCGTATCCCGGCGGCGTTCTGCGGCATCTTCGGCCTGAAACCGACGTACGGCCGCGTCCCCCTGTACCCGGCAAGCGCCTTCGGCACCCTGGCGCACGTCGGCCCGATGACCCGTGACGCGGCCGACGCGGCCCTGCTCCTGGACGTCATCGGCACGCCCGACTCCCGCGACTGGTCGGCGCTCCCGCCGGCACCCGGTTCCTTCGTGACGGGCCTGACCGGCGGCGTGCACGGCCTGCGGGTGGCCTACTCCCCCTCCCTCGGCGGCCAGGTGGCGGTGCGCCCGGCGGTCGCGGCGGCGGTACGGCGGGCGGTGGAGCGGCTGGCGGGACTGGGCGCGTACGTCGAGGAGACCGACCCCGACTTCACCGACCCGGTGGACGCCTTCCACACCCTGTGGTTCACCGGGGCGGCCCGGGTGACCCAGCATCTCGGGCCGCACCAGCGGGAGTTGCTCGACCCGGGCCTGCGGGAGATCTGCGGCGCCGGCGCGCGCCTGACCGCGCTCGACTACCTGGCCGCGGTGGACGTCCGGATGGAACTCGGCCGCCGGATGGGCCGTTTCCACGACACCTACGACCTCCTCGTCACCCCGACCCTCCCGCTCACCGCCTTCGAGGCGGGCACGGAGGTCCCCAAGGGCTCGGGCCACCGCCGCTGGACGGGCTGGACGCCGTTCACGTACCCCTTCAACCTGACCCAGCAGCCGGCGGCCACCGTCCCTGTCGGCACGGACGGCGCCGGCCTGCCGATCGGCCTGCAACTCGTGGCCGCCCGGCACCGGGACGATCTGGTGCTGCGGGCGGCGCACGCGCTCTACGAGGCCGGAATCGCCGGGCTCACACCCTCCGGAAGCTGA
- a CDS encoding DUF3830 family protein has product MTDRFIEVSLVKRGIHCTAKLLDDRAPLTCAAVWDALPLTSDVYHAKYARNEIYALFPPFAETEPPLENPTVTPIPGDLCYFAFAGTELGTKSYGYDREVRPGTTVVDLALFYERNNLLLNGDVGWVPGIVWGQVVEGLEEMAQGCNDLWRSGALGESLSFRRV; this is encoded by the coding sequence ATGACTGATCGGTTCATCGAGGTGTCACTGGTCAAGCGGGGAATCCACTGCACGGCCAAGCTCCTGGACGACCGCGCCCCGCTCACCTGCGCGGCCGTCTGGGACGCCCTGCCCCTGACCAGCGACGTCTACCACGCCAAATACGCCCGCAACGAGATCTACGCCCTCTTCCCGCCCTTCGCGGAAACGGAGCCGCCCCTGGAAAACCCGACCGTCACCCCCATTCCAGGAGATCTGTGCTATTTCGCCTTCGCCGGCACGGAACTCGGTACCAAGTCCTACGGCTACGACCGTGAGGTCCGCCCCGGCACGACGGTGGTCGACCTGGCCCTGTTCTACGAGCGCAACAACCTGCTCCTGAACGGTGATGTGGGCTGGGTGCCCGGCATCGTCTGGGGCCAGGTCGTGGAGGGCCTGGAGGAGATGGCCCAGGGCTGCAACGACCTGTGGCGGTCCGGGGCGCTGGGCGAGTCGCTCAGCTTCCGGAGGGTGTGA
- the ehuB gene encoding ectoine/hydroxyectoine ABC transporter substrate-binding protein EhuB, with product MAPPLEHVETHVGHRSGTPTRRSLLAGVAALGALGAAGCSRVATASTKEGGELLDRLRAAGVVRLGIAGEIPFGYIDKNGELTGEAPELAKVVFKRLGVDRVQPVPTEFGSLIPGLNSQQFDVVAAGMYVNPERCEQVIFSDPDYQMLDSFIVRKGNPKGLHDYKDVVEKKAKFATGTGYAEIQYAVEAGYKESEILIVPDQVAGLNAVEAGRVDVFAGTALTAREVVKKSAKAEATKAFAPLVGGKPHVDGGAFAFRPTETTLRDAFNVELHKLKKSGELFRILRPFGFTKAEMTDLTAKELCAGGTGG from the coding sequence ATGGCTCCACCACTGGAACATGTCGAAACACATGTCGGACACAGATCGGGCACCCCTACACGCCGGTCGCTGCTCGCGGGGGTGGCGGCGCTCGGCGCGCTGGGCGCGGCGGGCTGCTCCCGCGTGGCCACGGCCTCCACGAAGGAGGGTGGCGAGCTGCTCGACCGGCTGCGCGCCGCGGGCGTGGTACGGCTCGGGATCGCGGGTGAGATTCCCTTCGGGTACATCGACAAGAACGGTGAACTCACCGGTGAGGCGCCCGAGCTGGCGAAGGTCGTCTTCAAGCGGCTCGGCGTGGACCGGGTCCAGCCCGTGCCCACCGAGTTCGGGTCCCTGATACCCGGGCTGAACTCGCAGCAGTTCGACGTCGTCGCCGCCGGGATGTACGTCAATCCCGAGCGCTGTGAGCAGGTCATCTTCTCCGACCCCGACTATCAGATGCTCGACTCCTTCATCGTGCGCAAGGGCAATCCGAAGGGCCTGCACGACTACAAGGACGTCGTCGAGAAGAAGGCCAAGTTCGCCACCGGGACCGGCTATGCCGAGATCCAGTACGCCGTCGAGGCGGGGTACAAGGAGAGCGAGATCCTCATCGTGCCGGACCAGGTCGCCGGGCTGAACGCCGTCGAGGCGGGGCGCGTGGACGTCTTCGCCGGTACGGCGCTCACCGCCCGTGAGGTCGTCAAGAAGTCGGCCAAGGCCGAGGCCACCAAGGCCTTCGCCCCCCTCGTCGGGGGCAAACCGCACGTCGACGGCGGCGCCTTCGCCTTCCGGCCGACCGAGACCACGCTGCGGGACGCCTTCAACGTCGAGTTGCACAAGCTCAAGAAGAGCGGGGAGTTGTTCCGCATCCTTCGGCCCTTCGGCTTCACCAAGGCCGAGATGACCGACCTCACCGCGAAGGAGCTGTGCGCAGGAGGGACGGGCGGATGA
- the ehuC gene encoding ectoine/hydroxyectoine ABC transporter permease subunit EhuC, with product MTSGLWELVLQGIWITVQLLVLSALVAAAVAFGVGMARTHRLWIVRFLAGFYTEVFRGTSALIMIFWVFFVLPIAFGWQLVPLWAGTLALGLTYGAYGAEIVRGALNSVDPAQREGGIALSFTPWQRMRLVLLPQAVPEMIPPFSNLLIELLKGTALVSVMGMGDLAFSANLVRLALQESTEIYTYVLLIYFVIAFLLTRGMRGLERKLKAGLGKPVGSTPDQELHRPETTGVGAAGALGDVGAGGASS from the coding sequence ATGACCTCGGGACTCTGGGAACTCGTACTTCAAGGAATCTGGATCACCGTCCAGCTGCTGGTGCTGAGCGCGCTGGTGGCGGCGGCGGTCGCCTTCGGGGTCGGCATGGCCCGCACGCACCGGCTGTGGATCGTCCGCTTCCTCGCGGGCTTCTACACCGAGGTGTTCCGCGGCACCTCCGCCCTGATCATGATCTTCTGGGTGTTCTTCGTGCTGCCGATCGCGTTCGGCTGGCAGCTGGTCCCGCTGTGGGCCGGCACCCTCGCGCTGGGACTGACCTACGGGGCGTACGGCGCCGAGATCGTGCGCGGCGCCCTCAACTCCGTCGACCCGGCGCAGCGCGAGGGCGGCATCGCGCTCAGCTTCACGCCGTGGCAGCGGATGCGGCTGGTCCTGCTGCCGCAGGCGGTGCCGGAGATGATCCCGCCGTTCTCCAACCTGCTGATCGAACTACTGAAGGGCACGGCCCTGGTGTCGGTCATGGGCATGGGCGACCTGGCCTTCAGCGCCAACCTGGTGCGTCTCGCGCTGCAGGAGAGCACGGAGATCTACACGTACGTCCTGCTGATCTACTTCGTCATCGCCTTCCTGCTCACGCGCGGGATGCGCGGACTTGAACGCAAGCTCAAAGCCGGTCTCGGCAAGCCCGTCGGGAGCACGCCCGACCAGGAGCTGCACCGACCTGAGACGACCGGCGTGGGCGCGGCGGGTGCTCTCGGAGACGTGGGCGCGGGAGGTGCTTCATCATGA
- the ehuD gene encoding ectoine/hydroxyectoine ABC transporter permease subunit EhuD, with protein sequence MTWDWGAVADFMPRFWDGLLLTLQILALGSLISFALGLVWALLMRTPTRWVRWPVGVVTEFIRNTPLLVQLFFFFYVLPEWGLTWSALTTGICAIGLHYSTYTMQVYRAGIEAVPAGQWEAATALNLPVRRTWTVVILPQAIRRVVPALGNYVIAMLKDTPILMTITVLEMLGEARLFAQENFQFTEPLTVIGVAFIFIAYPASLLVRALERRLVR encoded by the coding sequence ATGACCTGGGACTGGGGCGCTGTCGCCGACTTCATGCCGCGCTTTTGGGACGGACTGCTGCTCACGCTGCAGATCCTGGCCCTCGGCTCGCTGATCTCGTTCGCGCTGGGTCTGGTGTGGGCGCTGCTGATGCGCACGCCGACCCGCTGGGTGCGCTGGCCGGTCGGGGTGGTCACGGAGTTCATCCGCAACACCCCGCTGCTGGTGCAGCTTTTCTTCTTCTTCTACGTGCTGCCCGAGTGGGGCCTGACGTGGTCGGCGCTGACCACGGGCATCTGCGCGATCGGGCTGCACTACTCGACGTACACGATGCAGGTCTACCGCGCCGGCATCGAGGCGGTACCCGCCGGCCAGTGGGAGGCGGCGACCGCGCTGAACCTGCCGGTGCGGCGCACCTGGACCGTGGTGATCCTGCCGCAGGCGATCCGCCGGGTCGTCCCGGCGCTCGGCAACTACGTCATCGCGATGCTCAAGGACACACCGATCCTGATGACGATCACCGTCCTGGAGATGCTCGGCGAGGCGCGGCTGTTCGCGCAGGAGAACTTCCAGTTCACCGAGCCCCTGACGGTCATCGGTGTGGCCTTCATCTTCATCGCCTACCCGGCCTCCCTTCTCGTACGAGCCCTGGAGCGACGCCTTGTCCGCTGA
- the ehuA gene encoding ectoine/hydroxyectoine ABC transporter ATP-binding protein EhuA, translating into MKEPDASANPPVDGSELIRFENVTKRFGSNTVLDRLDFSVESGKHVTLIGPSGSGKTTILRLLMTLAKPDEGTITVAGDQLFPAPEKQIREVRKKIGMVFQQFNLFPNMSVLRNITEAPVTVLGMSKDEAEARARELLELVGLADKCDARPTQLSGGQQQRVAIARALAMRPQVLLLDEVTSALDPELVAGVLDVLRDIARTTDITMLCVTHEMNFARDISDQVLMFDSGRVIESGAPEKIFNDPEKDRTREFLSAVL; encoded by the coding sequence ATGAAAGAACCCGACGCGAGCGCCAACCCGCCGGTGGACGGCAGTGAACTGATCCGCTTCGAGAACGTCACCAAGCGCTTCGGGTCCAACACGGTCCTCGACCGGCTCGACTTCTCCGTCGAGTCCGGCAAGCACGTCACCCTGATCGGCCCGTCCGGCTCCGGCAAGACGACGATCCTGCGGCTGCTGATGACCCTGGCCAAGCCGGACGAGGGCACGATCACGGTCGCCGGGGACCAGCTCTTCCCGGCCCCGGAGAAGCAGATCCGCGAGGTCCGCAAGAAGATCGGCATGGTGTTCCAGCAGTTCAACCTGTTCCCGAACATGTCGGTGCTGCGCAACATCACCGAGGCCCCGGTCACCGTCCTCGGCATGTCCAAGGACGAGGCGGAGGCACGCGCCCGTGAGCTGCTGGAGCTGGTGGGCCTCGCCGACAAGTGCGACGCCCGCCCGACCCAGCTGTCCGGCGGCCAGCAGCAGCGGGTGGCGATCGCCCGGGCGCTGGCGATGCGGCCGCAGGTGCTGCTGCTGGACGAGGTGACCTCGGCACTGGACCCGGAGCTGGTCGCGGGCGTCCTCGACGTGCTGCGGGACATCGCCCGCACCACCGACATCACCATGCTCTGTGTGACCCACGAGATGAATTTCGCCCGGGACATCTCGGACCAGGTCCTGATGTTCGACTCCGGCCGGGTCATCGAATCCGGTGCACCCGAGAAGATCTTCAACGACCCCGAGAAGGACCGGACCCGGGAGTTTCTCAGCGCTGTGCTGTGA